The sequence TCGAATTGGATCTGGAAGCCTTGGAGAAGAGAATACAGGCTCAGGTACCAGATTTTGCAAAAGCTAAAACGTAAAACAAAAGGCTTTAATAGAGTAAATAACATAATAGATGTGTGTGTTTTTAagacaaaattatattttaagaaaattgagaataaaaatgtGTACTGTGAATATATTACTTTGGAGGAAGGTTTTTCATGTTCTTGTTATTAAAGTACGTGGAACATGAGAAGTTTCAAGTTATCTTTAAGACACTACCTCTGTCATGCATCTAATGGTTggtatttaataatatatgtgaGGTCTATCAAAAAATCAATGGACATTATATGTATTGATAAATGTTCATTCTTATATGCAACGAGATAGTATTCTAAAAGTAGCATTTCATTTCCCGTGgaacaaaaagaatgttttaCCCTAAGATTGCATtcaatgatatttatttaatgaatttcaTATGTAAGGATAAATTATATCTTAGATAGGTTAAACTCAACCCGTTGAacaaaaacatttgaaatacattttataattataattatgatatgatgaTGTTTAACGTTTCAAATCTTGTACTATTTTTCCATAAATACTTTGACTTAAGTGGGCACCTCAATTTTGTAGTCAACACATAATTAAGTAATATatcatttattttgtttattaattGTCATTCACATTTCAGAATAATATCACACTCAGAATttgtattttatgttttattatttccATCGAAAGGTATTTGAGAGGAAAagatcatttaattaatttgacaaCTTAAGCAAATAAAtacttatatatttaatatgaagACCACATGAAATGCAAAGGTTGAATCTAAGGCGAAGACTTTGAAAACATCGTCAACTGTTGTTGTAAAAATATTAACTTTGTTTTTTATaaacaatatttgaaattacATGTTTTAATTTTGAGCCAGCGCTCATGCCTTGTTCACAAACTCATGGCATAAACCTTTTTTCGATCAGGATTGCAATCGACGTGTGTTCTAATTAACAATTTGTCGTCTTTTACACATTTTTTTCGAAAAACTTTTCTCATTATCCACACTTTTAATAATACGAAGATATAGATAGATAGATTAGACGTGCATGGATATAATTAAGTACACAACTTATTTGAAAAATGACAAATGTCCATGTATAATGAATGATGTCTAAGAATTAAAATTCTATGGAGGAAGTGCGGTTGAAGTCAGATGTTTCTTTCTTGTATATATTATGAGTGGATTGACTACTCAAAACTTAAAGCCAAAAACCATTATGAGATGTTTGACAAAAAATGGCATATGTTACGATCGACATTCTTATATTTCGGCTAAATGAGTAATCGTGACATATACTCTCTCCGCGTTCGacatttctttgatttttttaggCAAAAGAGTACAGACAATagtaaagaaacaaaaaaatgaaaggtGAAGTTTCAACGTCAACTCCAGGCACTAGccaattttcatgtttttttttggaAGTCAAGATAAAGTTTAATTTATCATAAAtagattttgaaaatcaaaccaTTCTGAGCGTGACTTTGTAAATAATagaatatcaaatttataagtattttaaaatattacatatatataatagttATCATGGCAGACATTATGCATATGTATAAACAGTGAaacatgtttatttatttggCTATAGATCAAGTTCAGAAGCCTTGTAAAAAAtctgaagaatttgaaatgaggCAGGACTATGTAGTTCTTGTAATGGAACTAAAGATAGCTTTGATGGTTGAGAGCAAGGGCGGAACcacattttacaatttttttttattaacttgaAAATTCGGTTCGATTATTTGGAATTTCGGGtttagttttttaaaacatcAGTTAGTTCGGTTTGATTTCGGGATTTAATATAAAATGGTTAACAGAACAATCagaacttttattaaaaaaaataatatattattacattttctaataaagtttattatgatataaatattataaatttctaATGAAATTTTATTGGAAAATAGAACTAAACTTaaacatgtttattttaaataaataaaatttgaaattatttaattcaatttttatattacgtttttaattaaaattttatttttttaaaaaaatataacaaaaaattcaGTTAATTTGGCTATCGACCAAAGTAAccgattttttcggtttggtGTGTTCGGTTTGTCTTGTTTTGTcgaaaaaaaattcggttaactCGATTTTAGAAAGTTCGATTTAATCAAATACTCACACATATTAGCGTCTGACCTTGGACAGAGCTAGCCCCAAAGATTTTTAAATCCCGCTCCGTCCCTGGTTGAGAGTATATTTCTACGGTTGATTAAAGAACTATTTTATTTGCGGTGAGATATGAGCTCTTACGACACTGGAACAAACTTTCTAGCTTCTTcttaaatttggataaaaattgaaacTAATTTTACTTCAATTAAATTTGGACaacatcaaataattttttttcaatgtcagatatttttttaaaactatataGAAGGATAATTCtatcaatataaacaaaaacaCTGAAAGCAAGCAAGGTTTCCAATTTGATTAAAGTATGAGCCCATGAAAACATGGCtagtttatataaaatattcatcgCGAAGACCAAGGGCCACAATATGACGAGCAATATGTCGTATTCCGGGtcgaatataaaaaattatattaaaaagtatatttttaaattctagGAATGCATACTTATCAAAAGTCTCTTCGctgggaaaataaaaaaatcacagCGACTTTAGTGGGGTGTATGAGCAGATATTTCAATTTTCTGCTTGTTAAATATTATTAGtatgttatttaattagtatatgtcaaaaatattagaATAATACTAATTAATAACCACTACGAATTTGAGACATTTATTATTACAACAGATTAATAGTTAAAAAGTAAATAATATCGAGTATTTATTAATCAATTAATACTCGTCTTTCGGCGAGCGTACGaggagaaataattttttttagtaattggATGGAATACATCAATTACATAAGGAACTAAATTGATCCTGTACTGTAAAGTTATTACAGAAATGAAAATGTTAAACCAATTTACATTAAATTACAAAGGATTGATTTCCCCACTAGTAATTTAACAAGAAACTATCGTTATCAACAAACAATTCCAAACTCCTGTACTCGTCTTCCCATATGCTATCGTTCAGTAATATTTCACTGTAATAATCCGAAAACAGAAGCTGTTCTGCCAAGCTGGATGAAGAAGAAGACGATGATGACATCGGCGTGGAGTATAAGTTTTCATCGCAAGGGACTATAATCTCGTTAGGTTGAACCACGGGGATTTCATCAGTGCAGAAATCAGTACTATTGATGAATCCCTTCATGGAGTTGTCTTCCACGCCGTACGGCAATGTGGTTTTTTCAATGGCCGCCTTGTGTGGCGGTGTGTCGTCGATTTTACGATGATCTGGTGGAGGTGGTTCTTGGCTCGTCTGTTGTGCGGCGGCGGGCGGTGGGAGGGGCTGGTGGGTAAGAGGGTCTACTCccattttcttgagttttttcTTAATATGGGTGTTCCAGTGATTCTTTATTTCGTTATCAGTTCGTCCAGGGAGATGAGATGCAATCTTGGACCATCTGTTTcagtaaataataaataataataagtaaaaaATATGTTAGTGCAAGAAAaggtaaaattttaatttgctagatatataatatttgtgtgTGCATGGCAAGCCAAGAAAGGGTTGAACTAGTTGTCATCCGTTAtcgttgaaaaaaaaatagttgaaactttatattattttttaaatatgtgaTAAAATAATCACGCACAAAACTGTGGTCGGCTAGTTTGatgattgaaattttaaaagttaaaatcTCTACATTTAAATATTGGTATCGGATAATATATTGGAATGATTCTTTAAAGCAAAATGAAGGGGAAAAAGCAGCATATTTGTGGTCAGACACTGCATGTGAATGGCAGCCCAATATGGCAAAAAAAACGAATGAGAAAAATTAACTTCGGGGGGGAGTGAGAATGGGTTTTAAACCTTTTTGATGGCTCTGTCTGTCTTTATAACACAaagaaaaaacaagaaattgaattttattaccTGTGTATTTAGTAGGAATATTGAAAAAATACCTGTTTCCAAGCTTGGCATGAAGATCAATAACCATCTTCTCTTCATATTCTGAAAGAAGCCCCCTTTTCAAGTCCGGCCTAAGATAATTCGTCCATCTCAATCTGCAACTCTTCCCGCACCGTAGCAATCCTGCTAATCATCAAACAAATTCATAACTCGAATTCGAACTGATCGTGGGCGAAAGTGAGTAGCCCATCGCCCCCTCAGATAAAGCTATAAC comes from Primulina huaijiensis isolate GDHJ02 chromosome 2, ASM1229523v2, whole genome shotgun sequence and encodes:
- the LOC140970969 gene encoding transcription factor MYB17-like; this translates as MGRQPCCDKVGLKKGPWTGEEDQKLISFILTNGQCCWRAVPKLAGLLRCGKSCRLRWTNYLRPDLKRGLLSEYEEKMVIDLHAKLGNRWSKIASHLPGRTDNEIKNHWNTHIKKKLKKMGVDPLTHQPLPPPAAAQQTSQEPPPPDHRKIDDTPPHKAAIEKTTLPYGVEDNSMKGFINSTDFCTDEIPVVQPNEIIVPCDENLYSTPMSSSSSSSSSLAEQLLFSDYYSEILLNDSIWEDEYRSLELFVDNDSFLLNY